In Marivirga salinae, a single window of DNA contains:
- a CDS encoding imelysin family protein → MRYLKFSSFILFITFFTACDKKTGSEKVDFDREAFLVNIADNVIQPSIENFAFNAEGITVATNSFNANLSIESLNVLRSELKEAWLSYQHLAFVHVGPVSSVNLRDRVNIFPTDAALIEENIASQNYVLGSAANVAAKGFPALDYLLFGTGNTEEEVLSYYADPDLGENRLQYLTDLVTDIQTTSNLISEGWPDYRSTFVGNTGTDVGSGTSLLVNEYNFQFDIRIKNAKIGFPSGGNPRTGGVLSPENVEAYFSGWSGELAEEAVKSSIAVFKGEHFDASEDGLGLDDYLDALDARDRNDELLSRAIINQSTAALEEMEKIEAPYSEIASAEGSQLVNVYNALQAVIPLIKVDMTSALSVSITFQDNDGD, encoded by the coding sequence ATGAGATATTTAAAATTTTCTTCTTTCATATTGTTTATCACTTTTTTCACTGCCTGCGATAAAAAAACAGGCAGTGAAAAAGTGGATTTTGACAGGGAAGCATTTCTTGTTAACATAGCGGATAATGTAATCCAACCATCCATTGAGAATTTCGCTTTTAATGCTGAAGGAATTACTGTTGCAACTAACTCTTTTAATGCTAATCTTTCTATAGAGAGCTTAAACGTTTTAAGATCTGAGTTAAAAGAAGCTTGGCTAAGTTACCAACATCTAGCTTTTGTTCATGTAGGGCCTGTATCTAGTGTTAACTTAAGAGATAGAGTAAATATATTTCCTACTGATGCTGCTTTAATTGAAGAAAATATAGCTTCTCAAAATTATGTTTTAGGATCAGCTGCCAATGTAGCTGCTAAAGGCTTTCCAGCCTTGGATTATCTACTATTCGGAACAGGGAACACTGAAGAAGAAGTTTTATCTTATTATGCAGATCCAGATTTAGGAGAAAATCGATTGCAATATTTAACAGATTTAGTAACCGATATTCAAACTACTTCCAATCTAATTTCAGAAGGATGGCCTGATTACAGATCAACTTTTGTTGGAAACACTGGAACCGATGTTGGAAGTGGAACCAGCTTATTAGTTAATGAATACAATTTTCAATTTGATATCAGAATTAAAAATGCCAAAATAGGATTTCCTTCAGGAGGAAACCCTAGAACGGGCGGTGTTCTTTCTCCAGAAAATGTAGAAGCTTACTTTTCTGGCTGGTCAGGTGAATTAGCAGAAGAAGCTGTAAAATCTTCAATTGCTGTTTTCAAAGGTGAACATTTTGATGCCTCTGAAGATGGTCTCGGTTTAGATGATTATCTAGATGCATTGGATGCAAGAGATAGAAATGATGAGCTATTAAGTAGAGCCATCATAAATCAATCAACTGCCGCATTAGAAGAAATGGAAAAAATTGAAGCACCCTACAGTGAAATTGCTTCAGCAGAAGGAAGTCAATTAGTTAATGTTTACAATGCATTACAAGCAGTTATTCCATTAATAAAAGTAGACATGACTTCTGCTTTATCAGTTTCAATTACATTTCAAGATAATGATGGTGACTAA
- a CDS encoding TonB-dependent receptor: MMKQYIHIIILLISIFSNSLFAQGIKGTVIDSESKKGIELAEIFVLDSQYKSVSDSEGNYQLNLPEGKYKIAAFYLGRQSQIKEVRIKKNWETINFSLAPLLETLEEVKAIGKKSEVFNVTRLNPVEGTLIYEAKKNEVISIDQINGNLATNNARQVFAKVPGLNIWESDGGGLQLGIGGRGLNPNRTSNFNTRQNGYDISADPLGYPESYYTPPVEALSKIEVVRGAASLQYGSQFGGMINFLFKKAPKETPIQFHTRNTAGSFGLLSSYNSLSGNTGKMDYFVYYQRKQGDGFRDNESFESNTFFTDVNFDIGDKLYLCFEFTHMDYLAQQAGGLTDRMFEEDPRQSVRERNWFGIEWNIPALILDYRINDKTKLNWKTFGLIGSRKALGNLERVTQVDFPEEERNLLWDDYENFGSELRLLHRYDFVGQIQALAVGARYFKGNTQQQQGLGPAGYDADFQYNNPNNLEDLSFRYPSENVALFAENIFNINNNLSITPGLRWEYISTNSTGYYRNMVEDLAGNVIFDTTIYESKNLDRSFMLAGLGVSYKTKADLEVYGNISMNYRGINFNDLRVNNTNILVDPNLQDESGYNADLGFRGNYSDFLNFDWSLFYLAYNDRLGALLRYDDAIDGFPRVYRYRTNVGNAAIAGVESYTEMNWSKFLNPNPTHEFSTFLNAAFIRGRYGEDNMESSIAGNKVELVPDVNIKTGINYNWKSFSSTLQFTYLSEQYTEATNAERTATGVDGIIPSFHVLDLSAKYKYKFAQLEAGINNLTNNYYFTRRATGYPGPGIIPSAGRNFYVTLDLKF, from the coding sequence ATGATGAAACAGTATATCCATATAATCATTTTATTGATTAGTATTTTTTCTAATTCATTGTTCGCTCAGGGAATTAAGGGAACGGTGATCGATTCAGAAAGCAAGAAAGGAATTGAATTAGCAGAAATTTTTGTTTTGGATAGTCAGTATAAATCTGTTTCTGATTCTGAAGGTAATTACCAATTAAATCTACCTGAGGGCAAATATAAAATTGCTGCATTTTATTTAGGAAGACAAAGTCAAATCAAAGAGGTTCGAATCAAAAAAAATTGGGAAACTATCAACTTTTCTTTGGCCCCATTATTAGAAACTTTAGAAGAAGTTAAAGCTATTGGAAAAAAATCAGAGGTGTTTAATGTTACAAGGCTTAATCCTGTTGAAGGCACTTTAATTTATGAAGCCAAGAAGAACGAAGTTATTTCAATTGACCAAATTAACGGAAACCTTGCTACCAATAATGCACGACAAGTATTTGCGAAAGTTCCAGGTTTAAATATTTGGGAAAGTGATGGTGGTGGCCTGCAGTTAGGAATAGGTGGAAGAGGACTAAACCCTAACCGAACTTCAAATTTCAACACCAGACAAAATGGTTACGATATCTCAGCTGATCCATTAGGCTATCCTGAAAGCTACTACACCCCACCTGTTGAGGCGCTATCTAAAATTGAAGTAGTGAGAGGAGCAGCATCTCTTCAGTACGGTTCTCAATTTGGAGGAATGATAAATTTCTTGTTCAAGAAAGCTCCAAAAGAAACTCCTATTCAATTCCACACCAGAAATACAGCAGGGTCTTTTGGCTTATTAAGCTCATATAATAGTCTTTCTGGAAATACAGGAAAGATGGATTATTTCGTTTACTATCAAAGAAAACAAGGTGATGGTTTTCGAGATAATGAATCTTTTGAATCCAACACATTTTTTACAGATGTCAATTTTGATATAGGAGATAAACTCTATCTCTGTTTTGAATTCACCCATATGGACTATTTGGCTCAACAAGCAGGTGGTTTAACAGACAGAATGTTTGAAGAGGACCCTAGGCAATCAGTAAGAGAGCGTAATTGGTTCGGAATTGAATGGAACATTCCCGCATTGATTTTAGATTATAGAATCAATGATAAGACAAAGCTAAATTGGAAAACATTTGGATTAATTGGTTCGAGAAAGGCTTTAGGAAATTTGGAAAGAGTTACGCAAGTTGATTTCCCAGAAGAAGAAAGAAATTTATTGTGGGATGATTACGAAAACTTTGGTTCTGAATTACGCCTTTTGCATCGATACGATTTTGTGGGTCAAATTCAAGCACTAGCGGTAGGGGCAAGGTATTTTAAAGGCAACACTCAACAACAACAGGGGCTTGGTCCTGCTGGATATGATGCAGATTTCCAATACAACAACCCTAACAATTTAGAAGATCTATCATTTAGATATCCTTCAGAAAATGTGGCTTTATTTGCAGAAAACATATTCAACATTAATAATAATCTGAGTATTACTCCTGGTTTAAGATGGGAATACATTAGCACCAATAGTACGGGCTATTATAGAAATATGGTAGAAGATTTAGCAGGAAATGTCATTTTTGATACTACTATTTATGAATCTAAAAACTTAGATCGCTCATTTATGCTTGCTGGACTTGGAGTTAGCTATAAAACTAAAGCGGATTTAGAGGTTTATGGAAATATCTCGATGAACTATAGAGGCATAAACTTTAATGATTTGAGAGTAAATAATACCAACATATTGGTTGATCCAAATCTTCAAGATGAAAGTGGTTATAATGCTGATTTAGGTTTTAGAGGAAACTATAGTGACTTCTTAAATTTTGATTGGAGTTTGTTCTATTTAGCTTATAATGACAGGTTAGGAGCACTTTTACGCTATGATGATGCCATTGATGGTTTTCCAAGAGTTTACAGATATAGAACTAATGTAGGTAATGCGGCCATAGCAGGAGTTGAATCTTATACTGAAATGAATTGGAGTAAATTTCTAAACCCAAATCCAACACATGAGTTTTCTACATTTTTGAATGCTGCTTTTATAAGAGGTCGATATGGAGAAGACAATATGGAAAGCTCTATTGCAGGAAATAAAGTTGAATTAGTGCCTGATGTGAATATCAAAACAGGCATAAACTACAACTGGAAAAGCTTTTCATCTACTTTACAATTTACCTATTTAAGTGAACAATATACCGAAGCAACCAATGCAGAAAGAACTGCAACAGGAGTAGACGGTATTATTCCTTCCTTTCATGTTTTAGATTTAAGCGCTAAATACAAATATAAATTTGCTCAACTGGAGGCAGGTATTAATAACTTAACCAATAATTATTATTTCACCAGAAGGGCAACAGGTTATCCTGGTCCAGGAATTATTCCTTCAGCTGGAAGAAATTTCTATGTCACATTAGACCTTAAGTTTTAA
- a CDS encoding bifunctional UDP-N-acetylmuramoyl-tripeptide:D-alanyl-D-alanine ligase/alanine racemase, which yields MKIAFSSLPNILKGEIYQLRKDYTIENIFIDSRNTVFDIKNLFIAIKGERHDGHFFIDELYSKGIRNFIIDQEIEINNYPEANFFKANDSINALQALAGYKRNNFKGNLIGITGSNGKTIVKEWLGKLIEAVYSVYRSPRSYNSQVGVPLSLWHLNHYQDYAIIEAGISKMREMEKLQAIIKPKIGIFTNLGTAHDEGFPSLEEKANQKALLFKDSSTIIFCKDFPEISNALHNLPKLEEKEFIGWSFEDNTSNYFVETEERYNGTAIRIPFDDHFHIFQVPFQDYASLENITHCLLLLLHEGLPIKVIQNTLNDIKPLNMRLETKKGKNSTYLVDDSYNNDLVGLDTALQFFSQQKQFQKRILILSDLLETGLTSEVLYQQLADRIALEQLSLVIGIGKEISILEKFYEGDLKIFPDTISFLEYEKENAFQEALILIKGARKFNFESIVQRLEQKIHGTILEIDLNKITHNLNFYRSRLKPNVKTMVMVKAFAYGSSSHEIANWLEFQNVDYLAVAYADEGVVLRQHGIQLPIMVMNPDPRSFELLHQYNLEPELYSLTIFKDYANYTRNHPRPLNIHLKLETGMHRLGFEPRESELLKSLLKENPQLKVASIFSHLAASDEAAHNGFSAQQAMSFKKSADEIIDFLGYRPLLHLLNSPGISRFPDYQFDMVRLGIGLYGVDPTGLYSEQLQSVSKLKTVISQVKHIRKGETIGYARKGVANEDMKTATISIGYADGFNRKFSQGIGKVVINGKAAPVIGNVCMDMTIVEVTHIDCKAGDEVIVFGDDPNISDMAKAIDTIPYEILTNISERVKRVFYTE from the coding sequence TTGAAAATTGCATTCTCATCGCTACCCAATATCTTGAAAGGAGAAATTTACCAACTCCGGAAAGATTATACTATTGAGAATATTTTCATAGACAGTAGAAATACTGTTTTCGATATCAAAAATTTATTTATTGCCATAAAAGGTGAGCGACATGACGGTCATTTTTTTATAGATGAACTTTATTCTAAAGGAATTAGAAATTTCATTATTGATCAAGAAATTGAAATCAATAATTATCCAGAAGCTAATTTTTTTAAAGCAAATGATAGCATTAATGCCCTCCAAGCTTTAGCTGGCTACAAAAGAAATAACTTCAAAGGCAATTTAATTGGAATCACAGGCAGCAATGGTAAAACCATAGTAAAAGAATGGTTAGGAAAACTAATAGAAGCGGTTTATTCGGTTTACAGAAGCCCAAGAAGTTATAATTCTCAGGTTGGTGTTCCACTTTCCCTTTGGCATTTAAATCATTACCAAGATTACGCGATAATAGAAGCAGGAATTTCCAAAATGAGAGAAATGGAAAAACTGCAAGCCATTATTAAGCCTAAAATTGGAATTTTTACTAATTTAGGAACGGCTCATGACGAGGGTTTTCCAAGCTTAGAAGAAAAGGCAAATCAAAAAGCACTATTATTTAAGGATTCTTCCACTATTATTTTTTGTAAAGACTTCCCTGAAATTTCAAATGCTTTACACAATCTACCTAAATTAGAAGAAAAGGAGTTTATAGGTTGGTCTTTTGAAGATAATACTTCCAACTATTTTGTGGAAACAGAAGAAAGATACAATGGAACAGCTATAAGAATACCATTTGATGATCATTTCCATATTTTTCAAGTCCCCTTTCAAGATTATGCCTCATTAGAAAATATTACACATTGTCTCTTGCTCTTGTTGCATGAAGGATTACCGATCAAGGTAATTCAAAACACTCTAAATGATATCAAGCCTCTCAATATGAGGTTGGAAACTAAAAAGGGTAAAAACAGTACGTATTTGGTTGATGATTCCTACAATAATGATTTAGTCGGACTTGATACTGCTCTTCAATTTTTTTCTCAGCAAAAACAATTTCAAAAAAGGATCCTCATATTATCTGATCTTTTAGAAACTGGATTAACATCTGAAGTTTTATATCAACAGCTTGCAGATAGAATTGCATTGGAACAGTTAAGTTTAGTAATAGGAATTGGCAAGGAAATCTCAATCTTAGAGAAGTTTTATGAAGGCGATTTAAAGATTTTCCCAGATACGATTTCATTTTTAGAATACGAAAAAGAAAATGCTTTCCAAGAGGCATTAATTCTGATAAAAGGTGCAAGAAAGTTTAATTTCGAATCCATAGTTCAGCGCTTGGAGCAAAAAATACATGGAACGATATTGGAAATTGATCTCAATAAAATCACTCATAATTTAAATTTTTACCGATCTAGACTTAAGCCCAATGTAAAAACTATGGTGATGGTAAAAGCTTTTGCTTATGGGAGCAGTAGCCATGAAATTGCCAATTGGCTTGAGTTTCAGAATGTAGATTATTTGGCCGTAGCTTATGCGGATGAAGGTGTTGTTTTACGTCAACATGGAATTCAACTTCCGATTATGGTGATGAACCCCGATCCTAGGTCATTTGAACTTTTACATCAATATAATCTAGAACCAGAACTTTATAGTTTGACTATTTTTAAGGATTATGCCAACTATACTCGTAATCATCCTCGACCACTAAACATCCATTTAAAACTGGAGACAGGAATGCATAGGCTTGGTTTTGAACCTCGGGAATCGGAGCTATTAAAATCATTACTTAAGGAAAATCCTCAACTGAAAGTAGCCTCTATTTTTAGTCATTTAGCGGCTTCTGATGAGGCTGCGCATAATGGTTTTTCAGCTCAGCAAGCAATGTCATTTAAGAAATCAGCTGATGAAATCATCGATTTTTTAGGATATAGACCTTTACTACATTTATTAAATAGCCCAGGAATCAGTCGATTTCCAGATTATCAATTTGATATGGTCAGACTCGGTATAGGATTGTATGGGGTAGATCCTACTGGTCTGTATTCAGAACAATTACAATCAGTTTCTAAATTAAAAACGGTTATTTCTCAGGTAAAACATATCAGAAAAGGAGAGACTATTGGCTATGCCAGAAAAGGAGTAGCAAATGAAGATATGAAAACAGCTACCATTTCAATAGGCTATGCCGATGGGTTTAACCGAAAATTTAGCCAAGGAATTGGAAAGGTAGTGATCAATGGAAAAGCGGCTCCTGTAATTGGAAATGTATGCATGGATATGACCATAGTGGAGGTTACCCATATTGATTGCAAAGCAGGAGATGAAGTAATTGTTTTTGGCGATGATCCCAACATTTCAGATATGGCAAAAGCTATTGATACAATTCCTTATGAAATACTCACTAATATTAGCGAAAGAGTAAAAAGAGTATTTTACACAGAATGA
- a CDS encoding HTTM domain-containing protein, producing MVTNWLPTYRFNQAKHIAPLATFRVAFGVMMLASIIRFWSNGWIAKQYIEPEFYFPYYGFEWIQSWGNPGMYILFAIMGIAAIGIALGAFYRFSATLFFLSFTYVELIDKTNYLNHYYFVSIIAFLLILVPANKAYSIDAWRRKKQDFYVPAWSIHVIILQLSLVYFFAGLAKLQPDWLLEALPLKIWLPSRADTPIIGSLLDYKLTAFIFSWFGAFYDLTIPFFLLWKRTRVIAYLTVIAFHFMTAALFQIGMFPFIMVVSTLIFFSEDFHKKLWAKLIPQRKEVLPNSVGFANPVVLKYFFILYFSLQVLLPFRYILYPGNLFWTEQGYRFSWRVMLMEKVGYSQFSVNIPEKKKSFEVFPQQYLTPVQEKMMNTQPDMVLQFAHFLRDKYQTEFDAEVKVFVESYATINGKGSRPFINPEVNLASIKRGYQHKNWVLPYNQ from the coding sequence ATGGTGACTAATTGGTTACCTACATATCGATTTAATCAAGCAAAACACATTGCGCCATTAGCTACTTTTCGAGTAGCTTTTGGTGTTATGATGCTAGCCTCCATTATCCGTTTTTGGTCTAATGGATGGATAGCAAAACAATATATTGAACCTGAATTCTATTTTCCCTACTACGGCTTTGAGTGGATACAATCATGGGGAAACCCTGGAATGTATATCCTCTTTGCCATAATGGGAATTGCAGCTATTGGGATTGCCTTAGGTGCTTTCTATAGATTTAGCGCTACGCTATTTTTCTTAAGTTTTACTTATGTGGAGCTAATTGATAAAACCAATTACCTCAATCACTACTATTTTGTAAGCATTATTGCTTTTCTATTGATTTTAGTGCCGGCCAATAAGGCTTATTCCATTGATGCTTGGCGCAGAAAAAAACAGGATTTTTATGTGCCGGCATGGAGCATACATGTTATCATTTTACAATTAAGCCTCGTTTATTTCTTTGCAGGATTAGCCAAATTACAACCCGATTGGTTATTGGAAGCTCTGCCTTTAAAAATATGGTTGCCTTCAAGAGCCGATACTCCTATCATTGGTTCGCTTTTGGATTATAAATTAACTGCGTTTATATTCAGTTGGTTCGGGGCATTTTATGATTTAACAATACCATTTTTTCTATTATGGAAAAGGACAAGAGTTATTGCTTATTTAACCGTCATTGCCTTTCATTTTATGACTGCCGCCCTTTTCCAAATCGGAATGTTTCCGTTCATAATGGTAGTTAGCACTTTAATCTTTTTCTCAGAAGATTTTCATAAAAAATTATGGGCTAAGCTAATCCCTCAAAGAAAAGAGGTGTTGCCCAATTCGGTTGGGTTTGCAAATCCAGTTGTTTTAAAATATTTCTTTATCCTCTATTTCAGTTTGCAGGTTCTATTGCCATTCCGCTACATACTTTATCCTGGTAACCTATTTTGGACAGAGCAAGGATATAGATTCTCTTGGAGAGTAATGCTGATGGAAAAAGTAGGTTATTCACAATTCTCGGTCAATATACCTGAAAAGAAAAAATCATTTGAAGTATTTCCACAGCAATATTTAACCCCAGTTCAGGAAAAAATGATGAATACTCAACCAGATATGGTTTTACAATTTGCTCATTTTTTAAGGGATAAATATCAAACTGAATTTGATGCTGAAGTAAAGGTGTTTGTAGAAAGTTATGCCACTATAAATGGAAAAGGGAGCCGTCCATTTATTAATCCAGAAGTGAATTTGGCTTCAATTAAAAGAGGTTATCAACATAAAAACTGGGTTTTACCCTATAATCAATGA
- a CDS encoding SPOR domain-containing protein: protein MKSKISLIAILMIFCMAFSVSAQLSRKEKKEMKKMAKELKRNPEQMKAMVEENESLKSSVASLNSQVENLEGQLSNKNAEIAAAKAEAQEAKAMAEAQRQRANEMAKKAKNAQNEEPEALDESGTWFKVQVGAFENIDMSEYFKNNPNFSGEETEDGLQRITLGRFRDYWEADKFKKTLRKMGVKEAWIVPYKEGVRVPLKEVLESLSAKPESAGK from the coding sequence ATGAAAAGCAAGATAAGTTTAATTGCCATCCTTATGATTTTTTGCATGGCTTTTTCAGTTTCCGCTCAGTTGAGTAGAAAAGAAAAGAAGGAAATGAAGAAAATGGCTAAGGAGCTTAAGAGAAATCCTGAGCAGATGAAGGCTATGGTTGAAGAAAATGAAAGCCTTAAAAGTTCTGTTGCTAGTTTAAATTCTCAAGTTGAAAATTTAGAAGGGCAGTTGAGCAATAAAAATGCTGAAATTGCTGCTGCTAAAGCTGAAGCTCAAGAAGCAAAAGCAATGGCTGAAGCTCAAAGGCAAAGAGCCAATGAAATGGCTAAAAAAGCAAAAAATGCTCAAAATGAAGAACCAGAAGCATTGGATGAGAGCGGAACTTGGTTTAAAGTTCAAGTTGGAGCTTTTGAAAACATTGATATGTCTGAGTATTTCAAAAATAATCCTAATTTCAGCGGAGAAGAAACGGAGGACGGATTACAAAGAATTACTTTAGGTCGATTTAGAGATTATTGGGAAGCTGATAAATTCAAAAAGACGCTAAGAAAAATGGGTGTTAAAGAAGCATGGATCGTGCCTTACAAAGAAGGTGTTAGAGTTCCGCTTAAAGAAGTTTTAGAAAGTCTTTCTGCTAAGCCAGAAAGTGCTGGAAAGTAA
- the fumC gene encoding class II fumarate hydratase translates to MEYRIEKDTMGDVKVPADKYWGAQTERSRNNFKIGAEASMPLEIVHGFAYLKKAAAHTNYELGALSQEKRDLISKVCDEILDNQHNDQFPLVIWQTGSGTQSNMNVNEVVSNRAQIIAGKTYDDEKIVHPNDDVNKSQSSNDTFPTGMHIACYKMVIETTIPGIEKLRDTLKEKSKAFEKVVKIGRTHLMDATPLTIGQEFSGYVSQLDHGLKALKNTLDHLSEIALGGTAVGTGINTPDGYSELVAKKIAEFSGLPFRTAENKFEALAAHDAIVESHGALKQIAVSLNKIGNDIRLLASGPRSGIGEIIIPANEPGSSIMPGKVNPTQAEALTMVCAQVIGNDVAITVGGTQGHYELNVFKPLMAANFLQSARLIGDACVSFNDNCAVGIEPNYERIKEHLDNSLMLVTALNTKIGYEKAAKIAKTAHENGTRLKEEAINLGFLTAEEFDEWVKPEDMIGSLKKQ, encoded by the coding sequence ATGGAATATAGGATTGAAAAAGACACAATGGGCGATGTAAAAGTGCCCGCTGATAAGTATTGGGGTGCCCAAACGGAAAGAAGTAGAAATAATTTTAAAATAGGCGCTGAAGCAAGCATGCCTTTGGAAATAGTGCATGGATTTGCATATCTTAAAAAAGCGGCTGCTCACACTAATTATGAGCTAGGTGCTTTAAGCCAAGAAAAAAGAGATTTAATCTCTAAGGTTTGTGATGAGATTTTAGATAATCAGCATAATGATCAATTTCCTTTAGTGATTTGGCAAACGGGTTCTGGTACTCAATCAAATATGAATGTAAATGAAGTAGTATCGAACCGAGCACAAATAATAGCGGGTAAAACATATGATGATGAAAAAATTGTGCATCCTAACGATGACGTAAACAAATCGCAATCATCAAATGATACTTTTCCAACAGGGATGCATATTGCTTGTTACAAAATGGTAATTGAGACCACAATTCCTGGAATCGAAAAATTAAGAGATACCTTAAAAGAGAAATCAAAGGCTTTCGAAAAAGTAGTAAAAATTGGAAGAACTCATTTAATGGATGCTACTCCTTTAACTATAGGACAAGAATTTTCCGGCTATGTTTCTCAACTTGATCATGGCTTAAAAGCCTTGAAAAATACGTTAGACCATTTATCTGAAATTGCCTTAGGTGGAACAGCTGTAGGAACTGGAATTAATACTCCTGATGGATATTCGGAATTAGTGGCTAAAAAGATCGCTGAATTTTCAGGCTTACCTTTCAGAACTGCAGAAAACAAATTCGAAGCTTTAGCAGCACATGATGCCATAGTGGAATCACACGGAGCTTTAAAACAAATTGCAGTTTCTTTAAACAAAATAGGAAATGATATTCGTTTATTGGCTTCAGGCCCAAGGTCTGGTATTGGGGAAATCATAATACCGGCTAACGAACCAGGTTCTTCCATCATGCCAGGTAAAGTAAATCCTACTCAGGCAGAAGCCTTAACAATGGTTTGTGCGCAAGTTATAGGTAATGATGTTGCGATCACCGTGGGCGGTACTCAAGGTCACTATGAATTAAATGTTTTTAAGCCTCTTATGGCGGCAAACTTTTTGCAATCTGCTCGATTAATTGGGGATGCTTGTGTTTCATTTAATGACAATTGTGCAGTAGGAATTGAGCCTAATTATGAAAGAATTAAAGAACATTTAGATAACTCTTTGATGCTTGTTACGGCATTAAACACAAAAATTGGTTATGAAAAAGCAGCTAAAATAGCTAAAACAGCTCATGAAAATGGCACCAGGCTTAAAGAGGAGGCGATTAACTTAGGATTTTTGACCGCAGAAGAGTTTGACGAATGGGTAAAACCTGAAGATATGATTGGAAGTTTGAAAAAACAATAA
- a CDS encoding DUF4856 domain-containing protein — protein sequence MKNLRLLGLALLAVFAFTACEDENTAEEKEETYEIPLTYDFENVSYTGQTQRLDMMEELTAYMKTANNGAVLDAQVMLDMYANENNPFENAELNAADSKELENKTVESEINFYQGFIRDFAAATVEANGGEGSDGTAGVVTSNDGSKQYFFDINGFEHIQIIEKGLMGSCFYFQGVSIYLASGKMDVDNETIEDGKGTAMEHHWDEAFGYFGVPNDFPTTTDGARFWGKYANGRDALLGSNEAIMNAFIKGRAAISNKDLDTRDEQITIIRDEWEKVSAGTAVHYLNEAIAGFADDAIRNHTLSEAWAFINALRYNPNKKLSNAEVGEVLDELGDNFYTISTDNINAAKATLVEAYGFEDIQDQL from the coding sequence ATGAAAAATTTAAGATTACTAGGATTAGCACTATTAGCAGTATTTGCTTTTACAGCATGTGAGGATGAAAACACAGCTGAAGAAAAAGAGGAAACTTATGAAATTCCATTAACTTATGATTTCGAAAATGTGAGTTATACTGGTCAAACACAACGTTTGGACATGATGGAAGAATTGACTGCTTATATGAAAACAGCCAATAATGGTGCAGTTTTAGATGCTCAAGTAATGTTGGACATGTATGCCAACGAAAATAATCCATTTGAAAATGCTGAATTAAATGCGGCAGACAGTAAAGAATTAGAGAACAAAACAGTTGAATCTGAAATCAACTTTTATCAAGGTTTTATTAGAGACTTTGCAGCCGCTACTGTTGAAGCTAATGGCGGTGAAGGAAGTGATGGAACTGCTGGGGTTGTTACTTCAAACGATGGCTCAAAACAATATTTCTTTGATATCAATGGTTTTGAACACATTCAAATAATTGAAAAAGGTTTAATGGGCTCTTGTTTTTATTTTCAAGGAGTTTCAATCTATTTAGCTTCAGGCAAAATGGATGTGGATAATGAAACCATTGAAGACGGCAAAGGAACGGCCATGGAGCATCACTGGGATGAGGCTTTCGGTTATTTTGGCGTTCCAAATGATTTTCCTACAACTACTGACGGGGCGAGATTCTGGGGTAAATATGCCAATGGAAGAGATGCATTATTAGGCTCAAATGAAGCTATAATGAATGCTTTCATCAAAGGAAGAGCCGCAATTTCAAATAAAGACTTAGATACTAGAGATGAGCAAATCACAATCATCAGAGATGAATGGGAAAAAGTATCAGCTGGAACTGCCGTTCATTATTTAAATGAAGCAATTGCTGGCTTTGCAGATGATGCTATCAGAAACCATACATTATCAGAAGCCTGGGCATTTATCAATGCATTAAGATACAATCCAAATAAAAAATTAAGTAATGCTGAAGTTGGTGAGGTATTAGATGAACTAGGTGATAATTTTTATACTATTTCTACCGACAACATTAATGCTGCAAAAGCAACTTTAGTTGAAGCTTACGGATTTGAAGATATTCAAGACCAATTATAA